A stretch of the Streptomyces sp. NBC_01428 genome encodes the following:
- the cofD gene encoding 2-phospho-L-lactate transferase, with amino-acid sequence MRIVVLAGGIGGARFLRGLQRAVPDADITVIGNTGDDIHLFGLKVCPDLDTVMYTLGGGINEEQGWGRAEETFHLKEELAAYGVGPEWFGLGDRDFATHIVRTQMLGAGYPLSAVTEALCDRWKPGVRLIPMSDDRVETHVAVTLPDGDAAGGAGERKVIHFQEYWVRLRASVPAEAIVPVGAEQAKPAPGVLEAIGEADVILFPPSNPVVSVGTILAVPGIREAIAEAGVPVVGLSPIVGDAPVRGMADKVLAAVGVESTAAAVAEHYGSGLLDGWLVDTVDASVVERVESAGIRCRAVPLMMTDLDATARMAREALTLAEEVRTP; translated from the coding sequence ATGCGCATTGTGGTTCTGGCAGGCGGTATCGGTGGTGCACGGTTCCTGCGTGGTCTCCAGCGGGCCGTCCCGGACGCGGACATCACGGTCATCGGCAACACCGGCGACGACATCCACCTCTTCGGGCTGAAGGTCTGCCCGGACCTCGACACGGTGATGTACACGCTCGGCGGCGGCATCAACGAGGAGCAGGGCTGGGGCCGTGCCGAGGAGACCTTCCATCTGAAGGAGGAGCTCGCGGCGTACGGGGTCGGACCGGAGTGGTTCGGACTCGGCGACCGCGACTTCGCGACGCACATCGTGCGCACGCAGATGCTCGGCGCGGGCTATCCGCTCAGCGCCGTCACCGAGGCGCTCTGCGACCGGTGGAAGCCGGGCGTGCGGCTCATCCCCATGTCGGACGACCGCGTCGAGACGCACGTCGCCGTCACGCTGCCGGACGGCGACGCGGCCGGAGGCGCCGGCGAGCGCAAGGTGATCCACTTCCAGGAGTACTGGGTGCGCCTGCGGGCCTCCGTGCCCGCCGAGGCGATCGTGCCGGTGGGTGCCGAGCAGGCCAAGCCGGCCCCCGGGGTCCTCGAAGCCATCGGCGAGGCCGACGTCATCCTCTTCCCGCCGTCCAACCCCGTCGTCTCCGTCGGCACCATCCTCGCCGTGCCCGGCATCCGCGAGGCGATCGCCGAGGCGGGCGTGCCCGTGGTCGGCCTCTCCCCCATCGTCGGCGACGCGCCCGTGCGCGGCATGGCCGACAAGGTGCTCGCCGCCGTCGGCGTCGAGTCCACCGCCGCCGCCGTGGCCGAGCACTACGGCTCGGGACTCCTGGACGGCTGGCTCGTCGACACCGTGGACGCCTCCGTGGTGGAGCGCGTCGAGAGCGCCGGCATCCGCTGCCGGGCCGTCCCGCTGATGATGACCGACCTCGACGCGACGGCGCGGATGGCCCGCGAGGCGCTCACCCTGGCGGAGGAGGTACGGACTCCGTGA
- a CDS encoding cysteine dioxygenase — MNSDSDLQIAGDILEVPHLLQPPREHPVTVADFVGMARSIAADRSQWEHLVEYDATSRWYHRLRTGPGYEVWLLSWVPGQGSGLHDHGGSSGVLTVLDGALTERTERGTRALSSGAQRVFAPGYAHEVVNDSLEGAVSLHVYYPGLTEMPMHAARCAVAGSVEPDGAPAGAEVA, encoded by the coding sequence ATGAACAGCGACAGCGACCTCCAGATCGCCGGCGACATCCTCGAAGTACCGCACCTGCTCCAGCCGCCGCGCGAACACCCCGTCACCGTGGCCGACTTCGTCGGCATGGCACGCTCCATCGCCGCCGACCGCTCCCAGTGGGAGCACCTCGTCGAGTACGACGCCACCTCACGCTGGTACCACCGGCTGCGCACCGGCCCCGGCTACGAGGTCTGGCTGCTCTCCTGGGTGCCCGGCCAGGGCAGCGGACTGCACGACCACGGCGGCTCCTCCGGCGTACTGACCGTCCTCGACGGCGCGCTGACCGAGCGCACGGAGCGCGGCACACGCGCCCTGAGCTCCGGCGCGCAGCGGGTGTTCGCACCCGGCTACGCCCACGAGGTCGTCAACGACTCGCTCGAAGGGGCCGTGAGTCTGCACGTCTACTACCCGGGTCTCACGGAGATGCCGATGCACGCGGCGCGTTGCGCGGTCGCCGGGAGCGTGGAGCCGGACGGCGCGCCCGCGGGGGCCGAGGTCGCGTGA
- a CDS encoding WhiB family transcriptional regulator — protein MTELVQQLLVDDADEELGWQERALCAQTDPESFFPEKGGSTREAKKVCLACEVRSECLEYALANDERFGIWGGLSERERRRLKKAAV, from the coding sequence ATGACCGAGCTGGTGCAGCAACTGCTGGTCGACGACGCGGACGAGGAACTCGGCTGGCAGGAGCGCGCGCTGTGCGCCCAGACCGACCCCGAGTCCTTCTTCCCCGAGAAGGGCGGCTCCACCCGCGAGGCCAAGAAGGTCTGCCTCGCCTGTGAGGTCCGCTCCGAGTGCCTCGAATACGCGCTCGCCAACGACGAGCGGTTCGGCATCTGGGGCGGTCTGTCGGAGCGGGAGCGGCGCCGTCTCAAGAAGGCCGCCGTCTGA